The proteins below come from a single Xyrauchen texanus isolate HMW12.3.18 chromosome 3, RBS_HiC_50CHRs, whole genome shotgun sequence genomic window:
- the LOC127621091 gene encoding gap junction delta-2 protein-like → MGEWTILERLLEAAVQQHSTMIGRILLTVVVIFRILIVGIVGEKVYEDEQIMFICNTLQPGCNQACYDKAFPISHIRYWVFQIILVCTPSLCFITYSVHQSAKHKDRSYTLLHGPYIDHGHGHNRKLRNINGILVHPESKDERDCLDLKDIPNIPQGVTYSKSAKIRQQEGISRFYVIQVVFRNVLEIGFLAGQYFLYGFNVPAMFECDRYPCVKEVECYVSRPTEKTVFLVFMFAVSGICVVLNLAEVNHLGWRKIKTAIRGVQARRKSICEIRKKDVSHLSSVPNLGRTQSSESAYV, encoded by the exons ATGGGCGAGTGGACTATCCTGGAGAGACTGCTGGAGGCTGCGGTACAGCAGCACTCTACTATGATCGGCAG GATCCTGCTGACAGTTGTGGTGATATTCCGGATCCTGATCGTGGGTATAGTGGGAGAGAAGGTGTATGAGGATGAACAGATTATGTTTATATGTAACACGCTACAGCCGGGTTGCAACCAGGCTTGCTATGATAAAGCCTTCCCCATCTCTCATATCCGTTACTGGGTTTTCCAGATCATCCTGGTCTGCACACCCAGCCTCTGTTTTATCACTTACTCTGTGCACCAGTCTGCCAAGCATAAAGATCGCAGCTACACCCTCTTGCATGGCCCTTACATTGATCATGGACACGGCCATAACCGCAAACTCCGAAACATCAATGGTATCCTAGTGCACCCAGAAAGCAAAGATGAGCGGGATTGTCTGGATTTAAAAGATATTCCCAACATTCCGCAGGGGGTCACATACTCCAAAAGTGCCAAGATACGTCAGCAGGAGGGCATCTCTCGATTCTACGTCATACAGGTGGTGTTCCGGAATGTTCTGGAAATTGGCTTTCTTGCTGGCCAGTACTTCTTGTACGGATTCAACGTTCCTGCAATGTTTGAGTGTGACCGTTACCCTTGTGTGAAGGAAGTGGAATGCTATGTGTCACGTCCCACAGAGAAGACAGTTTTCCTGGTGTTCATGTTTGCAGTTAGCGGGATCTGTGTGGTGCTGAATTTGGCCGAGGTTAACCATCTGGGCTGGCGGAAGATTAAGACAGCGATCCGCGGCGTCCAGGCTCGCAGGAAGTCTATTTGTGAGATCCGGAAAAAGGATGTGTCCCATCTGTCCTCTGTGCCCAACTTGGGCCGCACCCAGTCTAGCGAATCAGCTTATGTCTGA